One Citricoccus sp. K5 DNA window includes the following coding sequences:
- the glgP gene encoding alpha-glucan family phosphorylase → MKAIRRFTVRTHLPESIAGLSRLATNLRWSWHPQTKELFRDLDPQAWSESNQDPVALLGSFDRHRLTELAADAQIVARVQDATADLDRYLTEDRWFQQDFVGASDGPGGDIHTPRPIAYFSPEFGITAVLPQYSGGLGILAGDHLKSASDLGVPIIGVGLLYQSGYFKQSLSRDAWQMETYPVLDPDNLPLTLLKEEDGAAAIVRLPLPSGRTLHAQVWRADVGRVPLLLLDSNVPANDDTARSITDRLYGGGGDQRLQQELLLGMGGVKALRLYARLTGTDVPSVYHTNEGHAGFQGIERIEELMSAGLDWETALTSVRASTVFTTHTPVPAGIDRFDRALVEQFFRAGLAPSVPLDHVLALGAEDHEGGTPGVHNMAVMGLRLGQRANGVARLHGEVSREMFKGLWPGFDADEVPIGSITNGVHAPTWVSDTVSARAIELFGTSAVAGHDWQRVFDVPDAELWELRRTLRRALIADVRSRLRSSWRKRGASEAELAWTDSVLDENVMTIGFARRVPTYKRLTLMLRDPERLKRLLTDPEHPIQLVVAGKSHPADEQGKLMIQQMVRFTDDPEVRHRIVFLPNYDIQMASTLMPGCDVWLNNPLRPLEACGTSGMKVAMNGGLNLSVLDGWWDEMYDGENGWAIPSASSAASTEERDDVEAAALYGLLENELVPRFYGAEPSDQAGAAGPSDASTDGLPHQWLAMIKHTMATLGPATSADRMVQDYVNELYLPAGRAGRVMDADDYARARELAAWKTRVRGGFGSVAVEHVDSLGVSENPQVGDEMQVSAYISLGQLSPKDVRVEAVYGRVSTKPSSVLEEDTLADTGALELTPAQDLGDGRWQFTGSLVIDRSGAFGYSVRVLPQHELLASTAEMALVVNAG, encoded by the coding sequence GTGAAGGCTATCCGTCGGTTTACCGTCCGTACCCACCTGCCCGAGTCGATCGCGGGACTGAGCCGTCTGGCGACCAACCTGCGCTGGTCCTGGCACCCCCAGACCAAGGAGTTGTTCCGGGACCTGGACCCCCAGGCCTGGTCCGAGTCGAACCAGGACCCCGTGGCCCTGCTGGGGTCCTTCGACCGGCACCGGCTGACCGAGCTCGCCGCCGATGCGCAGATCGTGGCCCGCGTCCAGGACGCCACCGCCGACCTGGACCGTTACCTCACCGAGGACCGGTGGTTCCAGCAGGACTTCGTCGGCGCGTCGGACGGTCCGGGCGGGGACATCCATACTCCGCGGCCCATCGCCTACTTCTCCCCCGAGTTCGGCATCACCGCCGTGCTCCCCCAGTACTCAGGTGGTCTGGGCATCCTGGCCGGTGACCACCTGAAGTCCGCCTCAGACCTCGGGGTGCCGATCATCGGCGTGGGTCTGCTGTACCAGTCGGGCTACTTCAAGCAGTCCCTGTCCCGGGACGCCTGGCAGATGGAGACCTACCCGGTCCTGGACCCGGACAACCTGCCGCTGACACTCCTCAAGGAGGAGGACGGGGCCGCCGCAATCGTCCGTCTGCCGCTGCCCTCGGGCCGGACGCTGCACGCCCAGGTGTGGCGGGCCGACGTCGGGCGCGTCCCCTTGCTGTTGCTGGACTCCAACGTCCCGGCGAACGACGACACCGCGCGCTCCATCACCGACCGCCTGTACGGCGGCGGCGGGGACCAGCGACTGCAGCAGGAGCTGCTGCTCGGCATGGGCGGGGTCAAGGCGCTGCGCCTGTACGCACGCCTCACCGGTACGGATGTGCCGTCCGTCTACCACACGAACGAGGGACATGCCGGCTTCCAGGGCATCGAGCGGATCGAGGAGCTCATGTCCGCCGGGCTGGACTGGGAGACCGCGCTGACCTCGGTGCGGGCCTCCACCGTGTTCACCACGCACACACCGGTGCCGGCCGGGATCGACCGATTCGACCGCGCCCTGGTGGAGCAGTTCTTCCGGGCCGGGCTGGCCCCGAGCGTGCCCCTCGATCATGTCCTGGCCTTGGGTGCCGAGGACCACGAGGGAGGCACCCCGGGCGTGCACAACATGGCCGTGATGGGCCTGCGCCTCGGCCAGCGCGCCAACGGCGTGGCCCGGCTGCACGGGGAGGTGTCCCGGGAGATGTTCAAGGGCCTGTGGCCGGGCTTCGACGCCGATGAGGTGCCGATCGGCTCCATCACGAACGGCGTGCACGCCCCCACCTGGGTCTCCGACACGGTGTCAGCCCGGGCGATCGAGCTGTTCGGGACGTCCGCCGTGGCCGGTCACGACTGGCAGCGCGTCTTCGACGTCCCCGACGCGGAACTGTGGGAGCTGCGCCGGACCCTGCGGCGGGCCCTCATCGCGGACGTGCGGTCACGGCTGCGGTCCTCCTGGCGCAAGCGCGGGGCCTCCGAGGCCGAGCTCGCCTGGACCGATTCCGTGCTGGACGAGAACGTCATGACCATCGGATTCGCCCGGCGGGTGCCCACCTACAAGCGGTTGACGTTGATGCTGCGCGATCCGGAGCGGCTGAAGCGGCTCCTGACGGATCCGGAGCACCCCATCCAGCTGGTGGTGGCCGGCAAGTCCCACCCCGCCGATGAACAGGGCAAGCTGATGATCCAGCAGATGGTGCGGTTCACGGACGACCCCGAGGTGCGCCACCGGATCGTGTTCCTGCCCAACTACGACATCCAGATGGCCTCCACCCTCATGCCCGGTTGCGACGTGTGGCTGAACAATCCCCTGCGCCCGTTGGAGGCCTGCGGCACCTCCGGCATGAAGGTCGCCATGAACGGGGGGCTGAACCTGTCCGTACTGGACGGCTGGTGGGACGAGATGTACGACGGCGAGAACGGCTGGGCCATCCCGAGCGCCTCGTCCGCGGCCTCCACCGAGGAGCGGGACGACGTGGAGGCGGCCGCACTCTACGGCCTGCTGGAGAACGAGCTGGTGCCGCGCTTCTATGGAGCCGAGCCCTCGGACCAGGCCGGGGCCGCCGGCCCGTCGGACGCTTCCACGGACGGCCTCCCGCACCAGTGGCTGGCCATGATCAAGCACACCATGGCCACCCTCGGCCCGGCGACCTCGGCAGACCGGATGGTGCAGGACTACGTCAACGAGCTCTACCTGCCAGCCGGGCGGGCGGGGCGGGTCATGGACGCCGACGACTACGCCAGGGCCCGCGAACTGGCCGCCTGGAAGACCAGGGTCCGGGGCGGCTTCGGCTCTGTGGCCGTGGAACACGTGGATTCGCTCGGCGTCTCCGAGAATCCCCAGGTCGGCGACGAGATGCAGGTCTCCGCCTACATCAGCCTGGGGCAGCTGTCCCCCAAGGACGTGCGGGTGGAAGCCGTGTACGGCCGGGTCAGCACCAAACCGTCCAGCGTGCTCGAGGAGGACACCCTGGCCGACACCGGCGCTCTGGAGCTGACCCCGGCCCAGGACCTGGGTGACGGCCGCTGGCAGTTCACCGGCTCACTGGTGATCGACCGTTCCGGCGCCTTCGGCTACTCGGTCCGGGTCCTGCCGCAGCACGAACTGCTGGCCTCGACGGCCGAGATGGCGCTCGTGGTCAACGCCGGCTGA
- a CDS encoding alpha-1,4-glucan--maltose-1-phosphate maltosyltransferase, with translation MFRTEVKVGRIPITGVQPVVNCGAVPAKALIGEDVPVRATVFREGHDRLGATAVLYGPDGAEVQRTRMTEGAPGLDEFVATLRPAVVGPHTFAIEGWSDPYATWHHAATVKIEAGLDVELMLAEGGALFRQAAADPDRSEADRSVLARAVRGLEDTTRDTQERLLAAEDPDLTDVLAARPIREFVSPSPAYPLDVQRAMAGRGAWYEFFPRSEGAVYHPDSGTWASGTFTTAAVRLPAVAEMGFDVIYLPPIHPIGRAHRKGPNNALEAGPHDPGSPWAIGSQEGGHDAIHPDLGTAEDFAGFVERAAGLGLEVALDLALQCSPDHPWVAEHPEWFTTRVDGTIAYAENPPKKYQDIYPLNFDNDPRGLRRAVLRVVELWIARGVKIFRVDNPHTKPLWFWEWLIAKVHRSHPDVVFLAEAFTRPAMMHALGRAGFQQSYSYFTWRNTRDEIAEYLHEVTAETAAFYRPNFFVNTPDILTEFLQFGGPAAFKIRAVLAALSNPMWGMYAGFELFEHVARPGAEEYIDNEKYEYRPRDFAGAEARGASLAPYVTRLNRIRRAHPAFQDLQNLVLHPADNDGILAFSKSRRHLPDGQYRAPAGVALPVFPGMPDATALTESLPGRADTVIVVLNCDPHAAREATVSLDVAALDLDPADLDSEGRFEVEDLITGARWRWGADNYVRLDPAVEPAHVLKVVRGS, from the coding sequence ATGTTCCGCACCGAGGTCAAGGTGGGCCGCATTCCGATCACCGGTGTCCAGCCGGTGGTCAATTGCGGCGCCGTCCCGGCCAAGGCGCTGATCGGCGAGGACGTCCCTGTCCGCGCCACCGTGTTCCGCGAGGGGCATGACCGGCTCGGGGCCACCGCCGTCCTCTACGGCCCGGACGGCGCCGAAGTCCAACGGACGCGCATGACGGAGGGCGCCCCCGGGCTGGACGAGTTCGTGGCCACGCTGCGGCCGGCCGTCGTCGGGCCCCACACCTTCGCCATCGAGGGCTGGTCTGATCCCTACGCGACCTGGCACCACGCCGCCACCGTCAAGATCGAGGCCGGGTTGGACGTCGAGTTGATGCTGGCCGAGGGCGGCGCCCTGTTCCGGCAGGCCGCCGCGGATCCCGACCGTTCCGAGGCGGACCGGTCGGTCCTGGCACGGGCCGTCCGGGGGCTCGAGGACACCACGCGGGACACCCAGGAGCGTCTGCTGGCGGCGGAGGACCCGGACCTGACCGACGTGCTCGCCGCCCGTCCGATCCGCGAGTTCGTCTCCCCGTCGCCCGCCTACCCGCTGGACGTGCAGCGCGCGATGGCCGGCCGCGGTGCCTGGTACGAGTTCTTCCCCCGCTCCGAGGGGGCGGTCTACCATCCGGACTCCGGGACCTGGGCCTCCGGAACATTCACGACGGCGGCCGTCCGGCTCCCAGCGGTCGCGGAGATGGGCTTCGACGTCATCTACCTCCCGCCGATCCACCCCATCGGCCGGGCCCACCGCAAGGGTCCGAACAACGCGCTGGAGGCAGGACCCCACGACCCGGGTTCACCGTGGGCCATCGGGTCGCAGGAGGGTGGACATGACGCCATCCACCCTGATCTCGGCACGGCCGAGGACTTCGCCGGGTTCGTCGAGCGGGCCGCCGGGCTCGGGCTGGAGGTCGCCCTCGACCTGGCCCTGCAGTGCTCCCCGGACCACCCCTGGGTCGCCGAGCACCCCGAATGGTTCACCACCCGCGTGGACGGCACCATTGCCTACGCGGAGAATCCACCGAAGAAGTATCAGGACATCTATCCGCTGAACTTCGACAACGACCCGCGCGGACTGCGGCGGGCCGTCCTGAGGGTCGTGGAGCTGTGGATCGCCCGTGGGGTGAAGATCTTCCGGGTGGACAACCCGCACACCAAGCCCCTGTGGTTCTGGGAGTGGCTGATCGCCAAGGTGCACCGCAGCCACCCGGACGTCGTGTTCCTGGCGGAGGCCTTCACGCGGCCGGCCATGATGCACGCCCTGGGCCGGGCCGGATTCCAGCAGTCCTACTCGTACTTCACGTGGCGGAACACGCGGGACGAGATCGCTGAGTACCTGCACGAGGTCACGGCCGAGACTGCGGCGTTCTACCGTCCGAACTTCTTCGTCAACACCCCGGACATCCTCACGGAGTTCCTGCAGTTCGGCGGACCCGCGGCCTTCAAGATCCGTGCCGTCCTGGCGGCCCTGTCCAATCCGATGTGGGGCATGTATGCCGGTTTCGAGCTGTTCGAGCACGTCGCCCGCCCGGGCGCCGAGGAGTACATCGACAATGAGAAGTACGAGTACCGGCCCCGTGACTTCGCCGGTGCCGAGGCCCGGGGTGCCTCACTCGCCCCCTACGTCACCCGGCTGAACCGGATCCGCAGGGCCCACCCGGCGTTCCAGGACCTGCAGAACCTCGTTCTGCACCCGGCGGACAATGACGGGATCCTGGCCTTCTCCAAGTCCCGCCGCCACCTGCCGGACGGCCAGTACCGGGCCCCGGCCGGCGTCGCGCTTCCGGTGTTTCCCGGCATGCCTGATGCCACCGCGCTGACGGAGTCCCTGCCCGGCCGGGCGGACACGGTCATCGTGGTGCTCAACTGCGATCCGCATGCGGCGCGTGAGGCCACCGTCTCGCTCGACGTGGCGGCCCTGGACCTGGACCCGGCGGACCTGGATTCCGAGGGCCGGTTCGAGGTCGAGGACCTGATCACCGGTGCCCGCTGGCGGTGGGGCGCGGACAACTACGTGCGGCTGGACCCGGCCGTTGAGCCGGCCCACGTGCTGAAGGTGGTGCGCGGCAGCTGA
- the treS gene encoding maltose alpha-D-glucosyltransferase, with product MAHSFQMHTHGISHDPDWFRTAVFYEVLVRAFHDDNGDGSGDFEGLINKLDYLQWLGIDCLWVPPFYRSPLRDGGYDIADYYEVLDEFGTASDFKRLVAEAHARGLRVIIDLPLNHTSDQHAWFQESRSDPDGPYGDFYVWSDTDEKYQDARIIFVDTEESNWAFDPVRRQFFWHRFFSHQPDLNFENPAVIEALFDVVRYWMDMGVDGFRADAIPYLFEEEGTDCENDPRTHGFLQQLRAMVDAEYPGRVIIAEANQPPADVVDYFGSEEEPECHMCFHFPIMPKIFYALRDHKATAILEALAETPQIPAGTQWGTFLRNHDELTLEMVTPEERQAMLGWYAPDSRMRANVGIRRRLASLLDNSRSELELIHALLLAMPGSPFLYYGDELGMGDNIWLPDRDASRTPMQWNPDRNAGFSEADPGKLYLPVIQSLVYHYNHVNVEAQLASNGSLLHWVRETLAVRKRHPVFGLGDFTVVEAEAEQVLAFVRDLPASEKEDLYPETVLCVFNLAPEPVATWLNVPGYEGRGLRDVFGGRPFLDIGEDGRLPVTLPGHGFYWLRLRTGPEPMPGADAAALAGRPNPYTTAMPVITPDLAAGRNR from the coding sequence ATGGCCCATTCCTTCCAGATGCACACCCACGGGATCTCCCATGACCCGGACTGGTTCCGGACCGCCGTGTTCTACGAGGTCCTCGTGCGGGCCTTCCACGACGACAACGGGGACGGGTCCGGTGACTTCGAGGGCCTGATCAACAAGCTCGACTACCTGCAGTGGCTGGGCATCGACTGCCTGTGGGTACCCCCGTTCTACCGCTCACCGCTGCGGGACGGCGGCTATGACATCGCGGACTACTACGAGGTGCTGGACGAGTTCGGCACCGCCTCGGACTTCAAGAGGCTCGTGGCCGAGGCCCATGCCCGCGGCCTGAGGGTCATCATCGACCTGCCGCTGAACCACACCTCGGACCAACACGCCTGGTTCCAGGAGTCCCGGTCTGACCCGGACGGCCCGTATGGCGACTTCTACGTGTGGAGTGACACGGACGAGAAGTACCAGGACGCCCGCATCATCTTCGTGGACACGGAGGAGTCCAACTGGGCGTTCGATCCGGTCCGCCGCCAGTTCTTCTGGCACCGCTTCTTCTCCCACCAGCCGGACCTGAACTTCGAGAACCCCGCCGTGATCGAGGCGCTCTTCGACGTGGTCCGCTATTGGATGGACATGGGCGTGGACGGCTTCCGTGCTGACGCCATCCCCTATCTCTTCGAGGAGGAGGGCACCGACTGCGAGAACGACCCGCGCACCCACGGCTTCCTGCAGCAATTGCGGGCCATGGTCGATGCGGAGTACCCGGGACGGGTGATCATCGCCGAGGCCAACCAGCCGCCGGCGGACGTGGTGGACTACTTCGGTTCGGAGGAGGAACCGGAATGCCACATGTGCTTCCACTTCCCGATCATGCCGAAGATCTTCTATGCCCTGCGCGACCACAAGGCCACAGCGATCCTCGAGGCGTTGGCCGAGACCCCGCAGATCCCCGCCGGCACCCAGTGGGGCACGTTCCTGCGCAACCATGACGAGCTCACCCTCGAGATGGTCACCCCGGAAGAACGCCAGGCGATGCTCGGGTGGTACGCCCCGGACTCGCGCATGCGTGCCAACGTGGGCATCCGGCGCCGGCTCGCCTCCCTGCTGGACAACAGTCGGTCCGAGCTCGAACTGATCCACGCGCTGCTGCTGGCCATGCCGGGTTCGCCGTTCCTGTACTACGGGGACGAGCTCGGCATGGGGGACAACATCTGGCTGCCTGACCGGGATGCCTCCCGCACCCCCATGCAGTGGAATCCGGACCGCAACGCCGGCTTCTCCGAGGCCGATCCCGGCAAGCTGTACCTGCCGGTCATCCAGTCGCTCGTCTACCACTACAACCACGTCAACGTGGAGGCTCAGCTGGCCTCCAACGGCTCCCTGCTGCACTGGGTCCGCGAGACCCTCGCCGTGCGCAAGCGGCACCCCGTGTTCGGGCTGGGCGACTTCACGGTGGTGGAGGCCGAGGCCGAACAGGTCCTCGCCTTCGTCCGGGACCTGCCCGCCTCGGAGAAGGAGGACCTGTACCCCGAGACGGTGCTCTGCGTCTTCAACCTCGCTCCGGAACCGGTGGCCACCTGGCTGAATGTGCCGGGCTATGAGGGCCGGGGCCTGCGTGATGTCTTCGGCGGCCGCCCGTTCCTCGACATCGGCGAGGACGGCCGGCTGCCCGTCACCCTGCCCGGTCACGGCTTCTACTGGTTGCGGCTGCGCACCGGCCCGGAGCCCATGCCGGGGGCGGATGCGGCGGCCCTGGCCGGCCGGCCGAACCCCTACACCACGGCGATGCCGGTCATCACACCGGACCTCGCGGCGGGGCGCAACCGATGA
- the glgB gene encoding 1,4-alpha-glucan branching protein GlgB, which translates to MSESPQDLHGLHDLLVRWLPDQRWFPLRGDVALRLAGEHRLSSAAGVTGDVQLLSLIFTAAPAGSGGNEDAVAVSVPLTLRREEVPGASAALIGRGDTPSGVRWVYDGTQDPDFVAAWLELMRREARTENSGAGGAAGHAYAGFRDWAAFDPETLHLRVLRGEQSNTSVVVGADRGRLILKFFRVLAPGTHPDVEIGLALSAGGSSEVPVTYGSATAAWTRPGAAAGAESGELCVLREFIEDSRDAWREATDAAAAGRGFTTEAAGIGEATGRLHLALAEAFGTRPASDGGEGAPAVLTALADRLEWGWREAASAVGEEYGSGLRAVIDSLRSPEVRTGIPPLQRIHADYHLGQVLASPAIATAAGQDGWRWTVLDFEGEPLREATERSGWDLPQRDVVGMLRSFDYAGALSDAPAWTEPVQQAFLEGYGSAVGATVDTGSTVFTALMLDKALYETAYELRHRPDWVEVPAAAVRGLLRRAAVAATVGPERQSTIQEDAVEPDHAPQDPTLPLDVHAEVLAAVAQGRYHQPHEVLGAHLGDTGTVTFRVLRPLAEDLAVLLDDGTRVPLRHEHEGVWVGTTPATDPGHVPGYRLLVTYPGVAEAEQDDPYRYLPTVGELDQHLFREGRHETLWTILGARVRHYSSPQGDITGTSFAVWAPNAAAVRVKGDFNGWDGCQHALRSLGDSGLWEIFVPGIGAGTVYKYAILGRDGHWRDKADPMARWTEVPPASGSRVEDSRYAFGDAAWMEKRAATNPHDAAMSVYEVHAGSWRPGLSYRELANQLVEYVSWQGFTHVEFMPVAEHPFGGSWGYQVTGYYAPTSRFGSPDDFKYLVDRLHQAGIGVLLDWVPAHFPKDDWALAKFDGQPLYEYADPRKGEHPDWGTLVFDYGRTEVRNFLVANALYWLEEFHIDGLRVDAVASMLYLDYSREDGEWVPNVHGGNHNLEAISFLQETTATAYRRNPGIVMIAEESTAFSGVTAQTSHEGLGFGLKWNMGWMHDSLAYLSEDPVNRKWHHHEMTFSTVYAWSENYVLPLSHDEVVHGKGSLLRKMPGDRWQQLASLRAYYAYMWAHPGKQLLFMGSEFGQESEWRESHGLDWWLTDTPSHKGLMKTVRDLNLLYRDAPELWSQDNDPAGFQWIDQNDGDRNLFSFIRWSTPETGAGEARPLVCVTNLSGNPHHEVRLGLPFAGQWREVLNTDAESYGGSGLGNGGRIEASDEAWQGQPASAMITAPPLATVYLRPIH; encoded by the coding sequence ATGAGCGAGTCTCCTCAGGACCTCCACGGCCTCCACGACCTCCTGGTCCGGTGGCTCCCGGACCAACGGTGGTTCCCGCTCCGGGGAGACGTCGCGTTGCGCCTGGCCGGCGAACACCGGTTGTCCTCGGCGGCGGGTGTCACCGGTGACGTCCAGCTCCTGTCACTGATCTTCACGGCCGCTCCCGCGGGAAGCGGGGGGAACGAGGACGCCGTCGCTGTGTCCGTCCCCCTGACTCTGCGCCGGGAGGAAGTCCCGGGCGCCTCAGCCGCGCTGATCGGCCGCGGTGACACGCCGTCCGGCGTCCGATGGGTCTACGACGGCACCCAGGACCCGGACTTCGTGGCGGCATGGCTGGAGCTGATGCGCCGTGAGGCGCGTACCGAGAACAGCGGGGCCGGCGGAGCCGCAGGCCATGCCTACGCCGGATTCCGCGACTGGGCCGCCTTCGACCCCGAGACCCTGCACCTGCGCGTGCTCCGGGGCGAGCAGTCCAACACGTCCGTGGTGGTGGGAGCGGATCGAGGTCGGCTGATCCTCAAATTCTTCCGAGTGCTGGCCCCGGGTACCCATCCCGACGTCGAGATCGGCCTGGCGCTCTCCGCTGGCGGTTCCAGCGAGGTCCCCGTGACGTACGGCTCGGCCACGGCGGCGTGGACCCGCCCCGGGGCTGCGGCGGGCGCGGAGTCGGGTGAACTCTGCGTGCTGCGTGAGTTCATCGAGGACTCCCGAGACGCCTGGCGCGAGGCCACGGATGCGGCCGCCGCCGGTCGCGGCTTCACCACCGAGGCCGCCGGGATCGGCGAGGCCACGGGCCGACTGCACCTGGCCCTCGCCGAGGCCTTCGGCACCCGCCCCGCCTCTGACGGCGGCGAGGGGGCACCGGCCGTGCTCACGGCGCTCGCGGACCGCCTTGAGTGGGGATGGCGAGAGGCCGCCTCCGCTGTGGGTGAGGAGTACGGGAGCGGACTGCGCGCAGTGATCGATTCCCTGCGGTCCCCGGAGGTCAGAACCGGGATACCGCCGCTGCAGCGGATCCATGCCGACTACCACCTCGGACAGGTCCTGGCCTCACCGGCTATCGCCACCGCCGCTGGACAGGACGGCTGGCGCTGGACGGTCCTCGACTTCGAAGGCGAACCGCTCCGGGAGGCGACGGAGCGATCCGGTTGGGATCTGCCGCAGCGCGATGTCGTCGGGATGCTGCGATCCTTCGACTACGCCGGTGCCCTCTCCGATGCCCCGGCCTGGACGGAACCGGTCCAGCAGGCGTTCCTCGAGGGCTACGGATCGGCCGTCGGGGCGACGGTGGACACGGGGTCCACCGTCTTCACCGCCCTGATGCTGGACAAGGCGCTGTATGAGACCGCCTACGAGCTACGCCACCGCCCGGACTGGGTGGAGGTCCCCGCCGCGGCGGTCCGCGGACTCCTGCGCCGCGCCGCCGTGGCGGCTACCGTGGGCCCAGAACGCCAGAGCACCATCCAGGAGGATGCCGTGGAACCGGATCATGCCCCGCAGGACCCCACATTGCCGCTGGACGTGCACGCGGAGGTGCTGGCCGCCGTCGCGCAGGGCCGCTATCACCAGCCGCACGAGGTGCTCGGCGCCCACCTGGGGGACACCGGCACCGTGACGTTCCGGGTGCTACGGCCCCTGGCCGAGGACCTGGCCGTCCTGCTCGACGACGGCACGCGCGTTCCGCTGCGCCATGAACACGAGGGCGTGTGGGTCGGGACGACCCCTGCCACCGACCCGGGCCACGTCCCGGGCTACCGCCTCCTCGTGACCTACCCCGGCGTGGCCGAGGCCGAGCAGGACGATCCCTACCGGTATCTGCCCACCGTGGGGGAACTGGACCAGCACCTGTTCCGGGAGGGCCGGCACGAGACGCTGTGGACGATCCTCGGCGCTCGCGTGCGCCACTACTCCTCGCCCCAAGGCGACATCACGGGCACCTCCTTCGCCGTCTGGGCCCCCAACGCCGCGGCCGTGCGGGTCAAGGGTGACTTCAACGGCTGGGACGGCTGCCAGCACGCCCTGCGCTCGCTGGGAGACTCGGGCCTCTGGGAGATCTTCGTCCCGGGGATCGGGGCCGGCACCGTCTACAAGTACGCCATCCTCGGCCGCGACGGCCACTGGCGGGACAAGGCCGACCCCATGGCCCGCTGGACCGAGGTGCCGCCGGCCTCCGGCTCCCGGGTGGAGGACTCCCGGTATGCCTTCGGGGACGCGGCGTGGATGGAGAAGCGGGCGGCGACCAACCCGCACGACGCTGCCATGAGTGTCTATGAGGTGCACGCCGGGTCCTGGCGGCCAGGCCTGAGCTACCGCGAGTTGGCAAACCAGCTGGTCGAGTATGTCTCCTGGCAGGGTTTCACCCACGTGGAGTTCATGCCGGTGGCGGAGCATCCCTTCGGAGGTTCCTGGGGCTACCAGGTCACCGGGTACTACGCCCCCACCTCCCGGTTCGGCTCCCCGGACGACTTCAAGTACCTGGTGGACCGGCTGCACCAGGCCGGCATCGGCGTGCTCCTGGACTGGGTGCCCGCACACTTCCCCAAGGACGACTGGGCCCTGGCGAAGTTCGACGGGCAGCCCCTCTACGAGTACGCCGACCCGCGCAAGGGGGAGCACCCGGACTGGGGCACCCTGGTGTTCGACTACGGCCGCACCGAGGTGCGGAACTTCCTGGTGGCCAACGCCCTGTACTGGTTGGAGGAGTTCCACATCGACGGGCTGCGCGTGGACGCCGTCGCCTCGATGCTGTACCTGGACTACTCCCGCGAGGACGGGGAGTGGGTGCCGAACGTGCACGGTGGCAACCACAACCTGGAGGCCATCAGCTTCCTGCAGGAGACCACGGCCACGGCCTACCGGCGCAACCCAGGGATCGTGATGATCGCCGAGGAGTCCACGGCGTTCTCCGGCGTGACCGCGCAGACCAGCCATGAGGGGCTCGGCTTCGGCCTGAAGTGGAACATGGGCTGGATGCACGATTCCCTCGCCTACCTGTCCGAGGACCCGGTCAACCGCAAGTGGCATCACCACGAGATGACGTTCTCGACGGTCTATGCCTGGAGCGAGAACTACGTGCTACCGCTCTCGCATGACGAGGTGGTCCACGGCAAGGGCTCATTGCTGCGCAAGATGCCGGGAGACCGGTGGCAGCAATTGGCCTCCCTGCGGGCGTACTACGCCTACATGTGGGCGCACCCGGGCAAGCAGCTGCTGTTCATGGGGTCCGAGTTCGGCCAGGAGTCCGAGTGGAGGGAGTCCCACGGACTGGACTGGTGGTTGACGGACACCCCCAGCCACAAGGGGCTCATGAAGACCGTTCGGGACCTGAACCTGCTGTACCGCGACGCCCCCGAGCTGTGGAGCCAGGACAACGATCCGGCCGGATTCCAGTGGATCGACCAGAACGACGGGGACCGAAACCTCTTCTCGTTCATCCGCTGGTCCACTCCGGAGACCGGTGCAGGCGAGGCACGTCCCCTGGTCTGCGTGACGAACCTGTCCGGCAACCCCCATCACGAGGTCCGCCTGGGACTGCCCTTCGCGGGACAGTGGCGGGAGGTCCTGAACACCGATGCGGAGAGCTACGGCGGATCCGGCCTCGGCAACGGCGGACGGATCGAGGCATCCGATGAGGCGTGGCAGGGGCAGCCGGCGTCCGCGATGATCACCGCCCCGCCGCTCGCCACGGTGTACCTTCGCCCGATCCACTGA
- a CDS encoding GNAT family N-acetyltransferase, with amino-acid sequence MSEQTPTLDHPQVIQGSKPRYEIHVDASGEPAGKTYFTEHAAADGTRQRIFPHTEVAEEYGGHGLASTLVRGALDASIAEGYRIVAVCPYVKGWIEKHPDYQRHVDATTPEHLRALERR; translated from the coding sequence ATGAGTGAGCAGACACCGACCCTGGACCACCCGCAGGTCATCCAGGGCAGCAAGCCGCGGTACGAGATCCACGTGGACGCCTCCGGCGAGCCGGCCGGCAAGACCTACTTCACCGAGCATGCAGCGGCCGATGGGACCCGGCAGCGGATCTTCCCGCACACCGAGGTGGCCGAGGAGTACGGCGGTCACGGACTCGCCTCGACCCTGGTCCGCGGAGCGTTGGACGCGTCCATCGCCGAGGGATACCGGATCGTCGCGGTCTGCCCGTATGTGAAGGGGTGGATCGAGAAGCACCCTGACTATCAGCGGCATGTGGACGCCACCACCCCGGAGCACCTGCGGGCGCTCGAGCGCCGGTAG